AGGGGCGGCTGGCCTGGGTCTCGGACGAGATGACCTCTCTCTGCGATCCTGCCCTCTACGACGTTGCCCCCGCCAACGCCTGGCGGCGCCTCAAGCCCCGCAAGCAGACCGCCCGCTATCTCAGCGTCTACCGCGCCGTGGCCGAGTGGCGCGAGCGCACCGCCCAGCTCCGCGACCAGCCTCGGGGCCGCATCCTCAAGGATGACGCCATCGACGAACTGGCCAGCCAGGCGCCGACCGATCCCGGCCAGATGGAGCGGCTGCGGTCCGTGCCCAAGGGTTTTGCGGGGTCGCGCTTCGGTCCGGAACTTCTGGAGACCATCCGCGAGGCCCTGCGCGATCCTGAGGCCACCGCCCCGGTGATCGAAAAGTCCCGCGCGCCGCACAATCCCGCGGCAGGCGCCGTGGTGGAACTGCTCAAGGTCCTGCTCAAGGCCCGGGCCGAGGACCGGGGCGTGGCCTCCAAGCTCATCGCCACGGTGTCCGACCTCGAGCAGATCGCCCAGGACGACAATGCCGAGACGCCCGCCCTCAGCGGATGGCGGCTGGAGGCCTTCGGCGCCGACGCCCTCAGGCTCAAGCGGGGCGAACTGGCCCTGGTGCTCGATGGAA
The sequence above is a segment of the Phenylobacterium parvum genome. Coding sequences within it:
- the rnd gene encoding ribonuclease D: MTPITTTAELETFCAKVRGQPFVAVDTEFMRETTYWPKLCLIQAATPDAEAVIDPLAEGIDLEPFLEVLRDASIVKVFHAARQDVEIFNNLKALPASLFDTQVAAMAAGYGEQIAYDALVRNMLKIELDKSSRFTDWARRPLTDNQLTYALADVTHLAALYPRLRARLETEGRLAWVSDEMTSLCDPALYDVAPANAWRRLKPRKQTARYLSVYRAVAEWRERTAQLRDQPRGRILKDDAIDELASQAPTDPGQMERLRSVPKGFAGSRFGPELLETIREALRDPEATAPVIEKSRAPHNPAAGAVVELLKVLLKARAEDRGVASKLIATVSDLEQIAQDDNAETPALSGWRLEAFGADALRLKRGELALVLDGTRVRVVEVRRAPRPAAAD